One segment of Panicum virgatum strain AP13 chromosome 3K, P.virgatum_v5, whole genome shotgun sequence DNA contains the following:
- the LOC120699850 gene encoding trimethyltridecatetraene synthase-like: protein MEVTRMLTMSMATAVMVTVVVILVLGSLGRPRRSQRKTLNLPPGPRGWPVFGSLLSLLADTLPPHRVLAALAARYGPLMHLRLGSFDVVVASSAEAARLVLKTHDLAFADRPPTAFGKILGYDYKGIVQTPYGPYWRMARKLCATELFSARRIDAFERARAQEMRALTRGLFERAGATVQVKEHLLSFTMRNILRMALGEKWSSGSCNSHDGGDGEAFRRSLKESFMVTGLLGNVGESVPWLGWLDAQGFVRRMKRVHAMFDRFNEQILNEHQNGRRRAGAGSEMDLVDVLLQLAEDGEEAAERPPETRLTRDGVKAFLLDIIGGGTETAAATLEWSVLELLRHPAAMAAATDALDRTVGRGRWVTETDLPELPYIEAVVKETMRLHPVGPLLIPHHAREDTVVGGYDVPAGARVLVNMWAVGRDPASWPEAPGAFRPERFLAGGSAEGVDVHGAHFQLLPFGSGRRMCPAHSLAMKEMVAALANLVQGFSWRLPDGVAPEEMSMEEFFGLNVSRKEPLVAIAEPRLPAHLYAAVDD from the coding sequence ATGGAGGTCACGCGCATGCTAACAATGTCCATGGCCACGGCAGTGATGGTCACCGTCGTCGTCATCCTCGTGCTCGGCTCCCTCGGGAGGCCGCGCCGCAGCCAGCGGAAGACGCTGAACCTCCCGCCGGGCCCAAGGGGCTGGCCGGTGTTCGGCAGCTTGCTGAGCTTGCTCGCAGACACGCTCCCCCCGCACCGCGTGCTGGCCGCGCTCGCGGCGCGCTACGGCCCGCTCatgcacctccggctcggctcctTCGACGTCGTGGTCGCCTCCtccgcggaggcggcgcggctcgtCCTCAAGACCCACGACCTCGCCTTCGCCGACCGCCCGCCCACGGCCTTCGGCAAGATCCTCGGCTACGACTACAAGGGCATCGTGCAGACGCCCTACGGGCCCTACTGGCGCATGGCGCGCAAGCTCTGCGCCACGGAGCTCTTCTCCGCGCGGCGCATCGACGCGTTCGAGCGCGCCCGCGCGCAGGAGATGCGCGCCCTGACGCGCGGCCTGTTCGAGCGCGCCGGCGCCACCGTGCAGGTGAAGGAGCACCTGCTGAGCTTCACGATGCGCAACATCCTCCGCATGGCGCTGGGGGAGAAATGGTCGTCGGGCTCCTGCAATagccacgacggcggcgacggcgaggcgttCCGGCGATCGCTCAAGGAGTCCTTCATGGTGACGGGTTTGCTGGGCAATGTTGGGGAGTCGGTGCCGTGGCTCGGCTGGCTCGACGCGCAGGGTTTCGTCCGGCGGATGAAGCGGGTGCACGCGATGTTCGACCGGTTCAACGAGCAGATCCTCAACGAGCACCAGAACGGCCGGCGGCGTGCTGGGGCGGGGTCGGAGATGGACCTGGTGGACGTGCTGCTGCAACTGGCCGAggacggggaggaggcggcggagcggccgccggagACCAGGCTCACTCGCGACGGCGTCAAGGCCTTCCTCCTGGACAtcatcggcggcggcacggagaccgcggcggcgacgttggAGTGGTCCGTGCTGGAGctcctccgccacccggccgccaTGGCGGCCGCCACCGACGCGCTCGACCGCACGGTGGGGCGCGGCCGCTGGGTCACCGAGACGGACCTGCCGGAGCTCCCGTACATCGAGGCCGTCGTGAAGGAGACGATGCGGCTGCACCCCGTGGGTCCCCTCCTCATCCCGCACCACGCCCGCGAGGACACGGTGGTCGGCGGCTACGACGtccccgccggcgcgcgcgtgctGGTGAACATGTGGGCCGTGGGGCGCGACCCGGCGTCGTGGCCTGAGGCGCCCGGCGCGTTCCGGCCGGAGCGGTTCctcgccgggggcagcgccgaGGGGGTGGACGTGCACGGGGCGCACTTCCAGCTGCTGCCGTTCGGGTCCGGGCGGCGGATGTGCCCGGCGCACAGCCTCGCGATGAaggagatggtggcggcgctggcgaaCCTTGTGCAGGGGTTCTCATGGCGGCTGCCGGACGGGGTGGCACCCGAGGAGATGAGCATGGAGGAATTCTTTGGACTGAACGTGAGTCGGAAGGAGCCGCTCGTTGCCATCGCCGAGCCAAGGCTGCCGGCGCACCTCTACGCCGCTGTCGACGACTAG
- the LOC120699851 gene encoding trimethyltridecatetraene synthase-like, which translates to MELTLTMMVTTVVLLLVLIGFLVRPRRSHRKALNLPPGPRGWPVFGSLSLLAGTLPPHRVLATLAARYGPLMHLRLGSFDVVVASSAEAARLVLKTHDLAFADRPPAAWGAIIAYNYKGIVHTPYGPYWRMARKLCATELFSARLVDAFEPVRAEETRALTRDLFERAGAAVPVRELLMGFTMRSILRMALGEKWPGSYGSAAEGEVFRRSLEEAFEVSGAVSNVGEWMPWLAWLDVQGLTRRMRRVHAVVDRFSEQILDEHQEDRPRAGAGGFAARDLVDVLLRLAEDGQDEPAETRLTRAGVKAIVQDIISGGTETAAVTMEWAMAELLRHPAAMATATGEIDRVVGRGRWVTESDLPDLPYVDAVLKETMRLHPVGPLLIPHQAREDTVVGGYDVPAGTRVLVNAWAVGRDPASWPDAPGAFRPERFLAGGGAEGVDARGAHFQLLPFGSGRRMCPAHNLATREMAATLASLVQGFAWRLPDGVAPEDMSLEESLGLSVSPKEPLVAVAEPRLPAHLYTGAH; encoded by the coding sequence ATGGAGCTCACGCTAACAATGATGGTCACcaccgtcgtcctcctcctcgtgctGATCGGCTTCCTCGTCAGGCCGCGCCGCAGCCACCGGAAGGCGCTGAACCTCCCGCCAGGCCCCAGGGGCTGGCCGGTGTTCGGCAGCCTGAGCTTGCTAGCAGGCACGCTCCCGCCGCACCGCGTGCTGGCCACGCTCGCGGCGCGCTACGGCCCGCTCatgcacctccggctcggctcctTCGACGTCGTGGTCGCCTCCtccgcggaggcggcgcggctcgtCCTCAAGACCCACGACCTCGCCTTCGCCGACcgcccgccggcggcctggggcgCCATCATCGCCTACAACTACAAGGGCATCGTGCACACGCCCTACGGGCCCTACTGGCGCATGGCGCGCAAGCTCTGCGCCACGGAGCTCTTCTCCGCGCGGCTCGTCGACGCGTTCGAGCCCGTGCGCGCGGAGGAGACGCGCGCCCTGACGCGCGACCTGTTcgagcgcgccggcgccgccgtgccggtgAGGGAGCTCCTGATGGGCTTCACGATGCGGAGCATCCTCCGCATGGCGCTCGGGGAGAAGTGGCCGGGCTCCTACGGCAGCGCCGCCGAGGGCGAAGTGTTCCGGCGGTCGCTGGAGGAGGCCTTCGAAGTGAGCGGCGCGGTGAGCAACGTGGGGGAGTGGATGCCGTGGCTCGCCTGGCTCGACGTCCAGGGTTTGACCCGGCGGATGAGGCGGGTGCACGCGGTGGTCGACCGGTTCAGCGAGCAGATCCTCGACGAGCACCAGGAGGAtcgcccgcgcgccggcgccggcgggttcGCGGCGAGGGACCTGGTGGACGTGCTGCTGCGACTAGCCGAGGACGGGCAGGACGAGCCAGCCGAGACCAGGCTCACTCGCGCCGGCGTCAAGGCCATCGTGCAGGACATCATTTCCGGCGGCACGGAGACCGCGGCGGTGACGATGGAgtgggccatggcggagctcctccgccacccggccgccaTGGCGACCGCCACCGGCGAGATCGACCGCGTGGTGGGGCGCGGCCGCTGGGTCACCGAGAGCGACCTGCCGGACCTGCCCTACGTCGACGCCGTCCTGAAGGAGACGATGCGGCTGCACCCGGTGGGCCCCCTCCTGATCCCGCACCAGGCCCGCGAGGACACGGTGGTCGGCGGCTACGACGTCCCCGCCGGCACGCGCGTGCTGGTGAACGCGTGGGCCGTGGGGCGCGACCCGGCGTCTTGGCCCGATGCGCCCGGCGCGTTCCGGCCGGAGAGGTTCCtcgccggaggcggcgccgagGGCGTGGACGCGCGCGGGGCGCACTTCCAGCTGCTGCCGTTCGGGTCCGGACGTCGGATGTGCCCGGCGCACAACCTCGCGACGAGGGAGATGGCGGCCACGCTGGCGAGCCTGGTGCAGGGGTTCGCGTGGCGGCTGCCGGACGGGGTGGCACCCGAGGACATGAGCTTGGAGGAATCCTTGGGGCTGTCGGTGAGCCCCAAGGAGCCGCTCGTTGCGGTCGCCGAGCCAAGGCTGCCGGCACACCTCTACACCGGAGCCCACTAG